Proteins co-encoded in one Dehalogenimonas sp. WBC-2 genomic window:
- the xerD gene encoding integrase/recombinase XerD, with protein sequence MKNGTKNGQWMEDKMADIEISKLITHYAHSNRAEGKSPRTIEWYTAILDDYLDFLKTRGCGTTLSQLGLSSVREFVVQEQDRGLSAYSVAGKVRSLKAFSSWLFREGYISENILTNCKPPKVPFVIVEPLSSVEIDLLVRAHDPMTLTGCRDIAILTLMLDTGIRLSELCGLRLEEVNVDGGYCKVLGKGNKERVVPFGALTQKVLWRWLIHFRPEPLAAKDKYFFLTIHGNYMMPNAVKLLMIRWGKRAGVPRLHAHLLRHTFATNYLLYQCGDVFRLQLILGHTSLGMVNRYVHLASTQAMVNGKVVSPVDQLGIQKLKRFGTDRSPHSGFKK encoded by the coding sequence ATGAAAAATGGAACGAAAAACGGTCAATGGATGGAGGACAAGATGGCTGATATTGAGATCAGTAAATTGATCACTCATTACGCCCATTCGAATCGAGCCGAGGGAAAATCGCCACGTACCATCGAATGGTACACGGCGATTCTCGATGACTATCTAGACTTTCTTAAAACGCGGGGTTGCGGCACCACCCTATCTCAACTGGGACTAAGTTCGGTGAGAGAGTTTGTAGTGCAGGAGCAAGATCGGGGGCTATCTGCATATTCTGTAGCTGGGAAAGTTAGGTCGCTTAAGGCTTTTTCCTCTTGGCTTTTCCGGGAGGGTTATATTTCTGAAAATATCCTCACCAACTGCAAACCGCCCAAAGTGCCGTTTGTAATTGTCGAGCCCTTAAGCAGTGTCGAAATTGACCTGTTGGTAAGAGCCCACGACCCTATGACGCTCACCGGGTGCCGAGATATCGCAATCTTGACTCTGATGCTAGATACAGGTATTCGCCTAAGCGAGCTATGCGGTTTGCGTCTAGAAGAGGTTAATGTAGACGGGGGTTACTGCAAGGTTTTAGGCAAAGGCAATAAAGAGCGTGTCGTACCCTTCGGTGCCCTGACGCAAAAGGTGCTCTGGCGCTGGCTTATCCATTTTCGCCCAGAACCACTAGCTGCCAAAGATAAATACTTTTTTCTCACCATCCACGGAAACTACATGATGCCTAACGCAGTTAAATTGCTTATGATCCGCTGGGGTAAGAGGGCAGGTGTCCCCCGCCTTCACGCTCACCTCCTTCGACATACCTTCGCCACAAATTATCTTTTATACCAATGTGGCGACGTATTCCGGCTACAACTAATTTTGGGTCATACCAGCCTTGGGATGGTTAACCGTTACGTGCATTTAGCCTCTACCCAGGCCATGGTCAACGGCAAAGTCGTTTCGCCGGTTGACCAGTTGGGTATCCAAAAGCTCAAACGTTTTGGCACCGACCGTTCACCCCACTCTGGCTTCAAAAAATAA
- a CDS encoding undecaprenyl diphosphate synthase yields the protein MDGNGRWAIKRSLSRLEGHQAGFATAREAIIYLSELGVPCITIFSFSTENWKRPKDEITGLLKLLEIGLNELSKEFYDHNIIIRHLGQQDKLPLFLRKGINNMIEKTQSNTGTIVNVAFDYGSRTEIINATKQMIQDHISVKAIDEVSFESYLSTKDLPDVDLIIRTGGEQRLSNFLLWQAAFAELYFTDTLWPDFGRIEIDKALAEYSSRTIGKR from the coding sequence ATGGATGGCAATGGTCGATGGGCTATAAAACGCAGCCTCAGCCGGCTAGAAGGACACCAGGCGGGTTTTGCCACCGCACGAGAGGCTATTATTTATCTCAGTGAATTAGGCGTACCATGCATAACTATTTTTTCCTTCTCCACCGAAAATTGGAAACGCCCCAAAGATGAAATCACCGGCCTGCTAAAACTATTGGAAATCGGATTAAACGAACTTTCAAAAGAATTTTACGATCATAACATTATAATTCGCCATCTGGGGCAACAGGATAAACTTCCCCTGTTTCTTCGCAAGGGTATCAACAATATGATCGAAAAAACCCAATCCAATACCGGAACCATAGTTAATGTAGCCTTCGACTACGGCAGCCGAACCGAAATTATCAATGCTACCAAACAAATGATTCAAGATCATATTTCAGTAAAAGCTATCGATGAGGTCAGTTTTGAAAGCTACTTATCCACCAAAGATTTACCTGATGTAGATCTTATAATTCGCACCGGAGGCGAACAACGCCTTAGTAATTTTTTATTGTGGCAAGCCGCCTTCGCTGAATTATATTTTACTGACACTCTATGGCCGGATTTTGGAAGAATCGAAATAGATAAAGCGCTTGCTGAATACTCCAGTCGAACCATTGGAAAAAGATAG
- a CDS encoding MoxR-like ATPase has protein sequence MSKNSSEIIKQLMDGLDQVVLYRSEVKQLLLLAMISRGHLLIEGLPGTAKTLLTHTFARLLGGEFKRIQGTSDMLPSDITGFYLYRPEKEGEGEFKPGPIMANIVMVDELNRLSPRTQSALLEAMQEHQVTVEGFTHHLPSPFMVVASQVPFGGSGTSVLSDVQADRFILRGWSGQPNFEEEDEVLKNIDRINDIQVSPVVNENQVIALHQEMTSVRLADSIRHYIINILHRLRQHPDILIAPSTRGSIALMNASRSLALVLERDYVIPDDIKQLAIPALHHRLHLKPEAEADGQTPDKLIQEILGDIPVPKV, from the coding sequence ATGTCCAAGAATTCGTCTGAAATCATCAAACAACTTATGGACGGTCTCGACCAGGTGGTTTTATACCGTTCAGAGGTCAAGCAGTTATTGCTTTTAGCAATGATTAGCCGGGGTCACTTACTAATCGAGGGTTTACCTGGAACGGCGAAAACCCTTTTAACCCATACCTTTGCCCGTCTTTTAGGAGGCGAATTCAAACGTATCCAAGGTACTTCAGATATGTTGCCCTCAGATATCACCGGGTTTTACCTCTATCGTCCTGAGAAAGAAGGTGAAGGTGAATTTAAACCGGGTCCTATTATGGCCAATATCGTCATGGTAGACGAACTCAACCGGCTTTCACCTCGCACTCAATCAGCTTTACTTGAAGCAATGCAGGAACATCAGGTTACGGTAGAGGGTTTTACCCACCATCTTCCTTCTCCCTTTATGGTTGTTGCCAGCCAGGTGCCGTTTGGAGGTTCAGGCACGTCAGTACTGTCCGATGTTCAGGCAGACCGTTTTATCTTGCGGGGCTGGAGTGGTCAACCAAACTTCGAAGAAGAAGATGAGGTACTTAAAAATATCGATCGGATCAACGATATTCAGGTCTCCCCGGTGGTCAATGAAAATCAAGTAATAGCCCTGCATCAAGAAATGACATCGGTGCGGTTAGCTGATAGTATTCGACACTATATCATCAATATTCTTCACCGTTTACGACAACATCCTGATATTCTGATTGCCCCCAGTACACGCGGTAGCATCGCTCTCATGAATGCTTCAAGGTCACTGGCACTGGTTCTTGAGCGCGACTATGTAATTCCTGACGATATTAAACAACTGGCGATACCTGCATTGCACCACCGATTACACCTTAAACCTGAGGCAGAAGCCGATGGCCAAACGCCAGATAAGTTAATTCAAGAGATCTTAGGCGATATTCCGGTGCCAAAAGTTTAG